Proteins found in one Brevibacillus brevis genomic segment:
- a CDS encoding virulence factor: MKLLSIEPTPSPNVMKLNVDERLPDGVQHVYTKKDASKAPELMNKLLEIEGVTSIFHTADFLALERKSNADWQRILTVAREILQAGGGAAVPDMSAEDAGAFGEAQVYIQMFRGVPMQVKVTMGTEQIRAALPERFGQAAVRAGSASPNLIMERKWVEHGVRYGDLREIGEEVALEVDASYPESRVEEIVQQAMALGPGETPEPIVREKKVVTLEMLDDPDWQKRYEALDRMEPTEEDLPVLEKALRDGKPSIRRLAVVYLGMIGGDDVFPLLFEVLRDDSVSVRRTAGDTLSDLGDTRAILPMCEALKDKNKLVRWRAARYLFEVGDETALDALRAAQNDPEFEVSLQVQMAVQRIESGEAASGTVWQQMTRRND, encoded by the coding sequence ATGAAACTGTTGTCCATCGAACCGACGCCCAGTCCAAATGTCATGAAGCTGAATGTCGACGAGCGTTTGCCGGATGGGGTCCAACATGTTTATACAAAAAAAGATGCGAGTAAAGCACCAGAACTCATGAACAAGCTCTTGGAGATCGAAGGGGTAACCTCGATTTTTCATACGGCAGACTTTCTCGCGCTGGAGCGAAAGTCCAATGCAGATTGGCAGCGTATTTTGACTGTCGCCCGCGAGATTTTGCAAGCAGGTGGAGGAGCGGCTGTTCCTGATATGTCTGCGGAGGATGCGGGGGCATTTGGAGAGGCGCAAGTGTATATTCAAATGTTCCGCGGTGTACCGATGCAGGTCAAGGTGACCATGGGGACAGAGCAGATTCGTGCAGCGCTGCCAGAGCGTTTTGGACAGGCAGCCGTGCGGGCGGGATCTGCGTCGCCCAACCTTATCATGGAGCGAAAATGGGTCGAGCATGGCGTGCGCTATGGCGATTTGCGCGAGATTGGCGAGGAGGTCGCATTGGAAGTCGATGCCTCCTATCCAGAGAGCCGTGTGGAAGAAATCGTGCAACAGGCCATGGCGCTTGGTCCCGGGGAAACTCCAGAGCCAATCGTGCGTGAAAAGAAAGTCGTTACGCTGGAGATGCTCGATGATCCAGATTGGCAAAAAAGATATGAAGCGCTGGATCGGATGGAGCCTACCGAAGAGGATTTGCCTGTTTTGGAAAAAGCGCTTCGTGACGGCAAACCGTCGATTCGCAGGCTGGCGGTTGTGTATCTGGGCATGATTGGCGGCGATGATGTTTTCCCGCTGCTGTTTGAAGTGCTCCGAGATGATTCCGTCTCTGTACGACGTACAGCAGGCGATACCTTGTCTGACTTGGGTGACACCCGCGCAATTCTGCCGATGTGTGAGGCGTTGAAGGATAAAAACAAGCTGGTACGCTGGCGTGCTGCTCGCTACTTGTTTGAGGTGGGGGATGAAACCGCCTTGGACGCTTTGCGTGCCGCACAGAACGATCCCGAGTTCGAGGTCAGCTTGCAAGTCCAAATGGCCGTCCAGCGCATTGAAAGCGGCGAGGCGGCTAGCGGTACCGTTTGGCAGCAAATGACTCGCCGAAACGATTAG
- a CDS encoding phytoene desaturase family protein produces the protein MTTNHYDVVIVGGGLAGLSSAAYLSSKGKKVAVLERGQLGGRAVTLKIKGFNFNFGAHAIYARDSSVLRTFEKELGLSIDWQDFNPTKAKYDIGSDLTAVPANVQGLFQTKLLKGMDKVLFTFEILKTMLKMEKGHPHMSIQKWMEKKQVNEEVREMMLTLASSNFFTREPEKIPSDVFFSYYSRLFTTNKPVAYIGGGWQALINEFVRVIEANQGTILIKTKVEKFQVENDRVVGVVTPEGEFTADEFICCIPPKEMAKVFAETRLEHAIAQHAEYEPTVVMVYDIGLKERIDVPFSYIYEKANNIFITDISYYDRTCVPEGGQLLQATAYMRQDEVGNKEAAEIRKQEIENLYDKHFPGWREQLVVPRVSARAVVQEIKWTMNQKPMPIFMPDYRNLFFAGDWCEGQGQLSELSFSSAMNVAKLILEKE, from the coding sequence ATGACAACCAATCACTATGACGTTGTTATTGTAGGTGGGGGACTTGCTGGTCTTTCCAGTGCCGCCTACCTGTCGTCGAAAGGCAAAAAAGTTGCAGTTTTGGAACGCGGTCAATTGGGTGGACGTGCCGTTACACTGAAGATCAAAGGATTTAACTTCAACTTCGGTGCCCACGCCATTTATGCTCGCGACAGCTCCGTTTTGAGAACGTTTGAAAAAGAATTGGGTCTGAGCATCGATTGGCAGGATTTCAATCCGACAAAAGCCAAGTACGATATTGGTAGCGATCTGACTGCAGTTCCGGCGAATGTACAAGGACTTTTCCAAACGAAGCTCTTAAAAGGCATGGACAAAGTATTGTTTACGTTTGAGATTTTGAAAACGATGCTAAAAATGGAGAAAGGCCATCCACATATGTCGATTCAAAAGTGGATGGAGAAAAAGCAAGTCAACGAAGAAGTGCGAGAAATGATGTTGACGCTTGCTTCTTCCAACTTTTTCACACGTGAACCTGAAAAGATTCCTTCTGACGTCTTCTTTTCTTACTACAGCCGTTTGTTTACAACGAATAAACCGGTAGCGTATATCGGTGGTGGCTGGCAAGCATTGATCAATGAATTCGTGCGTGTGATTGAAGCAAATCAGGGTACGATTCTGATCAAAACCAAAGTAGAAAAGTTCCAAGTAGAGAATGATCGTGTGGTTGGAGTGGTGACACCGGAGGGCGAATTTACGGCGGATGAATTTATTTGCTGTATTCCGCCGAAGGAGATGGCGAAAGTCTTTGCAGAGACTCGCCTGGAACATGCAATTGCACAGCATGCTGAATACGAGCCAACGGTTGTTATGGTGTATGACATTGGCTTGAAAGAGCGAATTGACGTACCGTTCTCCTACATCTACGAAAAAGCAAACAATATTTTCATTACCGATATCTCGTATTATGACCGCACTTGTGTACCTGAAGGCGGGCAGTTGCTGCAGGCGACTGCTTACATGCGTCAGGATGAAGTAGGAAACAAGGAAGCGGCCGAAATCCGCAAACAAGAGATTGAAAACCTGTATGACAAACATTTCCCGGGCTGGCGTGAACAACTGGTTGTGCCACGCGTTTCTGCTCGTGCAGTCGTACAGGAGATCAAATGGACCATGAATCAGAAGCCAATGCCGATTTTCATGCCAGATTACCGCAACCTGTTCTTCGCGGGTGACTGGTGTGAAGGACAAGGCCAGCTGTCTGAGCTGTCTTTCTCTAGCGCAATGAACGTTGCCAAGCTGATTTTGGAAAAAGAATAA
- a CDS encoding serine hydrolase: MLSSLFAQISSLIKDAGGEWGIFFEDLQTGETLSINEDQRFYAASVIKVPIMTAVFAEAYAGKFALEDKMKLRAEDLVGGAGVLQHMTPGTEFTIRDLVTLMIIQSDNTATNMMIDLVGTESIRNAMQKTEMTNSHFYNKLMVVPAELEGYNEVTAKDMGSHLRYVATGKVISYDSCLKMVAILKAQQHRDRIPFLLPDPDGDVIGMIPKWEFANKTGSVTKITHDVGILYTGSHAVTLSILNKGLEQKDAANVMAQIGNLVYHVYSQKA; encoded by the coding sequence ATGTTATCCAGTCTTTTTGCCCAAATATCCAGTCTGATCAAGGACGCTGGAGGAGAATGGGGAATCTTTTTCGAAGATTTGCAAACCGGTGAAACATTATCCATCAACGAAGATCAACGCTTTTATGCAGCCAGTGTAATCAAAGTCCCGATCATGACAGCTGTTTTTGCAGAGGCGTATGCAGGCAAGTTTGCCTTAGAGGACAAAATGAAACTGCGTGCAGAGGATCTCGTTGGCGGTGCAGGTGTTCTTCAGCATATGACCCCCGGCACTGAATTTACGATTCGCGACCTGGTTACCCTGATGATCATCCAAAGCGACAATACAGCCACGAACATGATGATTGATCTCGTCGGAACAGAGAGCATCCGCAATGCGATGCAAAAAACCGAAATGACAAACAGTCACTTCTACAACAAGCTCATGGTCGTCCCAGCCGAATTGGAAGGATACAATGAGGTAACGGCAAAAGACATGGGAAGTCACCTCCGATACGTGGCAACAGGAAAAGTCATCTCCTACGACAGCTGTTTAAAAATGGTCGCCATCTTGAAGGCTCAGCAGCACCGTGACCGCATTCCCTTCCTTTTGCCTGACCCAGACGGCGATGTGATCGGGATGATTCCGAAATGGGAATTCGCCAACAAGACTGGCTCTGTGACCAAAATCACGCATGATGTCGGCATCCTCTACACCGGTTCTCATGCTGTCACTTTGTCCATTTTAAACAAGGGACTCGAACAAAAGGATGCTGCCAACGTCATGGCGCAAATCGGCAATCTCGTTTATCACGTATATAGTCAGAAAGCGTAA